A single genomic interval of Rhododendron vialii isolate Sample 1 chromosome 3a, ASM3025357v1 harbors:
- the LOC131318889 gene encoding uncharacterized protein LOC131318889, translated as MEGQYGIPEENDQIFPPADVDKELNPGRNKSFDVDPVSSQVAASKENKEQAEAARTQKEREKRDALQTLKSALIISGIVVAVAGAVFAITKKLKEK; from the exons ATGGAGGGACAATATGGGATTCCAGAGGAAAATGATCAAATATTTCCACCCGCAGATGTGGACAAAGAATTGAATCCTGGCCGCAACAAGAGTTTCGATGTTGATCCTGTCTCTTCCCAAGTTGCTGCCTCAAAAGAGAATAAG GAACAAGCTGAAGCAGCCAGAACTCAGAAGGAAAGGGAAAAGAGGGATGCACTTCAAACCCTCAAGTCTGCCCTAATTATTTCAGGGATTGTTGTTGCAGTGGCTGGGGCAGTATTTGCCATAACCAAGAAACTAAAGGAGAAATGA